The following proteins are encoded in a genomic region of Drosophila willistoni isolate 14030-0811.24 chromosome 2L unlocalized genomic scaffold, UCI_dwil_1.1 Seg196, whole genome shotgun sequence:
- the LOC26529954 gene encoding uncharacterized protein LOC26529954: MMTSSDREPLVEEGRVLGPQARLTLGHKILFFMLGLISALTICVLIRLSNKLTADAEHKSLMHFKEISNGRRFGN, translated from the exons ATGATGACCAGCAGCGACAGGGAACCCTTGGTGGAAGAGGGCAGAGTTCTGGGCCCCCAGGCACGCCTCACACTTGGCCATAAA ATTCTCTTCTTTATGCTGGGTCTGATATCGGCCCTTACCATATGTGTGCTCATCCGATTGTCCAATAAACTGACCGCCGATGCTGAACACAAGTCTTTGATGCACTTTAAAGAGATCTCAAATGGTCGACGCTTTGGCAATTAG
- the LOC6639790 gene encoding long-chain fatty acid transport protein 1 produces the protein MSSATLNGGNISSSNNNINADSTALNSAQLSDVENAGNSPQIPPKNKSRWRLWLLLFLGPVLAAGTAALWYFQGLWFGLGSLYVSLSLLLLIKPGFRWFYIAAVTGPRDTKALISYIRVLIFVKRQERKNLNIGDIFESNVARHPDKLAIVSETQQWTFRQVNEHANRVANVFHSHGYKKGDVVGLLLENRPEFVATWLGLSKIGVITPLINTNLRGPSLQHSIKVGQCTALIYGATFRSAVMDIAKDLPAHVGLYQFNDEGSTVASTEGLSQGLAQQLNGLLDGAAKDKVSAGANRADHHDKLVYIYTSGTTGLPKAAVITHSRYFFIAAGIHYALGFRDKDVFYTPLPLYHTAGGVMSMGQALLFGSTVVIRRKFSASGYFADCARFNCTIAQYIGEMARYILATPAASHDRKHLIRMVFGNGLRPQIWPQFVERFGIKQVGEFYGATEGNANIMNNDSTVGAIGFVSRILPQIYPISIIRADPHTGEPLRNKKGFCELCEPDEPGVFIGKIVKGNPCRAFLGYVDTKASSKKVVRDVFSKGDMAFISGDLLVSDEKGYLYFKDRTGDTFRWKGENVSTSEVEAQLSNLAAYKDVICYGVAIPHTEGKAGMAAIYDPAREVQLDTLSVEITKVLPSYARPQFLRFLRKIDLTGTFKLRKVELQQQGYDPATIEDELYYAKSDGSYAPLTPTVYDSIQRSEVRF, from the exons CTCTCCGATGTGGAAAATGCTGGAAATTCCCCACAGATACCACCCAAAAACAAGAGCCGATGGCGTCTCTGGCTACTTTTGTTTCTCGGACCAGTTTTGGCAGCTGGAACTGCTGCTCTTTGGTACTTTCAAGGTCTTTGGTTTGGATTGGGTTCTCTCTATGTCAGTTTGAGCCTTTTGCTATTGATTAAGCCCGGATTCCGATGGTTCTACATAGCCGCAGTAACAGGACCAAGAGATACCAA GGCTCTAATTTCGTATATACGAGTTTTAATATTTGTGAAACGTCAAGAGCGCAAAAATCTCAATATTGGGGACATTTTCGAATCGAATGTGGCACGTCATCCGGATAAATTGGCCATTGTGAGTGAGACTCAGCAATGGACATTCCGTCAAGTGAATGAACATGCGAATCGTGTGGCCAATGTCTTTCATAGTCATGGCTACAAGAAGGGCGATGTGGTGGGTCTCTTGCTCGAGAATCGCCCAGAATTTGTGGCCACCTGGTTGGGTCTATCCAAAATAGGTGTGATTACGCCTCTGATCAACACAAATCTACGTGGACCCTCGCTCCAGCATAGCATCAAGGTGGGTCAGTGTACGGCTCTCATCTATGGAGCTACCTTCAGATCGGCAGTTATGGATATAGCCAAAGATTTGCCTGCTCATGTGGGACTGTATCAATTCAACGATGAGGGATCGACCGTGGCATCAACTGAAGGACTTAGTCAGGGTTTGGCCCAACAATTAAACGGACTACTGGATGGAGCAGCCAAGGACAAAGTGTCAGCTGGCGCCAATCGAGCTGATCATCATGATAAACTggtttatatttatacatcgGGCACCACAGGATTACCCAAAGCTGCTGTCATCACCCACTCACG TTACTTTTTCATAGCCGCTGGCATACACTATGCTTTGGGTTTTCGTGACAAGGATGTGTTCTATACACCTCTACCCCTCTATCATACAGCCGGAGGTGTGATGAGCATGGGCCAGGCCTTGCTCTTTGGCTCCACTGTGGTTATACGCAGGAAATTCAGTGCCTCGGGCTATTTCGCCGACTGCGCTCGCTTCAATTGCACG ATTGCTCAGTATATTGGAGAGATGGCGCGTTATATATTGGCCACGCCGGCAGCTTCACATGATCGCAAGCACCTGATACGCATGGTCTTTGGCAACGGTTTGCGTCCACAGATTTGGCCACAGTTTGTTGAGCGTTTCGGGATTAAACAAGTCGGAGAATTCTATGGAGCCACGGAGGGTAATGCGAATATCATGAACAACGATAGCACTGTGGGAGCCATTGGATTTGTGTCTCGTATTCTGCCACAAATCTATCCTATATCCATTATACGTGCAGATCCTCACACTGGTGAACCGTTGAGAAATAAGAAGGGCTTCTGCGAACTCTGTGAACCCGATGAGCCGGGCGTGTTTATTGGCAAGATTGTCAAGGGCAATCCTTGTCGTGCTTTCCTGGGTTATGTGGACACCAAGGCCTCCTCCAAGAAGGTGGTACGTGATGTCTTCAGTAAAGGGGACATGGCCTTCATTTCGGGCGATCTACTCGTCTCCGATGAGAAGGGCTACTTATATTTCAAGGATCGTACCGGAGACACTTTCCGTTGGAAGGGTGAAAATGTCTCCACTAGCGAAGTGGAGGCCCAACTAAGTAATCTTGCTGCCTACAAGGATGTGATATGCTATGGCGTGGCCATACCACACACAGAGGGCAAAGCTGGCATGGCAGCCATCTATGATCCAGCCCGGGAAGTTCAACTGGATACATTGAGTGTGGAGATAACAAAGGTCCTGCCCAGCTATGCACGTCCGCAGTTTTTGCGTTTCCTGCGTAAAATCGATTTGACGGGAACCTTCAAATTGCGCAAAGTGGAACTGCAACAGCAGGGCTATGATCCGGCCACCATCGAGGATGAATTATATTATGCCAAGAGTGATGGAAGCTACGCTCCGTTGACGCCAACCGTATACGACAGCATTCAGCGTAGTGAAGTGCGGTTTTAG
- the LOC6639898 gene encoding uncharacterized protein LOC6639898 has translation MDALDILEKRIDALTRVLGPLPDGDSGSDKTANVVDSLCSANSMLTEATTGRTELQKCVARSGELEKYLDPNFLEEQQQVRSKEVYLNAVAPDLHLQAEQLERIKKLEPALGAEYFRSIPSECLDQLKQITANNGEYAQQSELIEESLILAMKRYGEIQAGLLKSLDAMSERLEQVEQRMEQKKKAELTKDVPVKE, from the coding sequence ATGGATGCTCTGGACATATTGGAGAAGCGCATTGATGCACTGACACGCGTGTTGGGGCCCCTGCCGGACGGCGACTCTGGTAGCGATAAAACAGCCAATGTTGTGGATTCCCTGTGCTCCGCCAACTCCATGCTAACTGAAGCCACCACCGGACGCACAGAGCTCCAGAAGTGTGTGGCTCGGAGTGGGGAGCTGGAGAAATATTTGGATCCCAATTTCCTAGAAGAGCAGCAACAGGTGCGCTCCAAAGAAGTCTACCTCAATGCAGTGGCTCCCGATTTGCACTTGCAGGCTGAGCAGCTGGAGAGGATTAAAAAATTGGAACCGGCTCTTGGGGCCGAATACTTTCGCAGCATTCCCAGCGAGTGTCTGGATCAATTGAAACAGATCACAGCCAACAATGGCGAATATGCCCAGCAGAGTGAACTCATTGAGGAGAGTCTGATATTGGCCATGAAACGTTATGGCGAAATCCAAGCTGGTCTGCTCAAATCCCTGGACGCCATGAGTGAGCGTCTGGAGCAGGTGGAGCAACGCATGGAGCAAAAGAAGAAAGCCGAACTTACCAAGGATGTGCCGGTAAAGGAATAA
- the LOC6639878 gene encoding zinc finger protein 277 produces the protein MEHAEMDSVPGGSSSLEATASEQSHLKPSGNTAIKCLKCEKVYIFPADRDDCLAHLYLEHRLVIADVEDIAMLEEYLQFWEKQFQDHEFEQYCTTMFLDQLPDGTYAKNEKYYLLCDILPQDYELRQSLKEQRLKSALERHHYELTDRNFSKDCLFCRTVIKGLRADYLDHLFDKHFLLVGKPEKLVYVDELLNQLEKNLNRLICLFCEKTFKDRPTLKEHMRKKGHKRINPNRKEYDKYFLINYNRGSQPQQSRQGHQKRQTSRRKCSNSTVEKEGSVDFDKHFARQDSDGEHDSDWSDWAGDDEAEGNSFKCLYCPHLDNQFADLKQHMNEIHHLDFEMETKSLNFYERVKIVNYVRRQICMLRCVSCDLQFDEFDLLEEHMTQELHCGIGRRLNWDKPEFFFPYMENDGLLCVLDDTGADEEEMDMVRIISEDSMAEINKDAERLSLENFKL, from the exons ATGGAACACGCGGAGATGGACTCGGTGCCAGGAGGCAGTTCATCATTGGAAGCCACGGCCAGCGAACAATCCCACCTTAAACCATCGGGCAATACAGCCATCAAGTGTCTGAAATGTGAAAAGGTTTACATCTTTCCAGCAGATAGAGATGATTGCTTAGCCCATTTGTATCTGGAGCATCGTCTGGTTATAGCCGATGTAGAAGATATAGCAATGTTGGAGGAGTATTTGCAATTCTGGGAGAAGCAGTTTCAGG ACCATGAATTTGAGCAATATTGTACGACCATGTTCTTGGACCAACTGCCAGATGGTACCTatgccaaaaatgaaaaatattatcTGCTCTGTGATATCCTGCCGCAGGACTATGAATTGCGCCAGAGCTTGAAGGAGCAGCGCCTTAAATCTGCTCTGGAGCGCCATCATTACGAGCTGACGGATCGGAATTTTAGCAAGGATTGTCTCTTTTGTCGCACCGTGATCAAGGGTTTACGTGCCGACTATTTGGATCATTTGTTCGATAAGCATTTTCTGCTTGTCGGCAAACCCGAAAAATTGGTCTATGTCGATGAGCTGCTCAATCAACTGGAGAAGAATCTAAATAGATTGATTTGTCTCTTCTGTGAGAAGACATTCAAAGATCGGCCCACTCTCAAGGAGCACATGCGCAAGAAGGGTCACAAACGCATCAATCCGAATCGCAAAGAGTATGACAAATATTTCCTCATAAATTACAATCGTGGATCACAGCCACAGCAATCCCGTCAAGGCCATCAAAAGAGACAGACCTCAAGAAGAAAATGCTCCAATTCCACTGTGGAGAAGGAGGGAAGTGTGGACTTTGATAAGCATTTCGCTCGCCAGGATTCGGATGGGGAACACGACTCCGATTGGTCGGATTGGGCCGGCGATGATGAGGCTGAGGGTAATTCCTTTAAATGTCTCTACTGCCCACATTTGGACAATCAGTTTGCGGATCTCAAGCAGCACATGAATGAGATTCATCATTTGGATTTCGAAATGGAAACCAAATCCCTGAATTTCTATGAACGTgtcaaaattgtaaattatgtGAGGCGGCAAATTTGCATGCTGAGATGTGTTAGCTGTGATCTTCAGTTCGATGAATTTGATTTACTCGAGGAACACATGACCCAGGAGTTGCATTGTGGCATTGGGCGGCGCTTGAACTGGGATAAGCCAGAGTTCTTCTTTCCCTACATGGAGAATGATGGTTTGTTGTGTGTCCTGGATGACACGGGAGCGGATGAAGAGGAAATGGATATGGTACGCATCATATCGGAGGATAGTATGGCCGAAATCAACAAGGATGCGGAGCGTTTGTCCTTGGagaattttaaattgtaa
- the LOC6639877 gene encoding uncharacterized protein LOC6639877, whose protein sequence is MAYNFFRTAFYATAGKKSISLPFAAGRTAATLAVGLSFGAQNSRSAAVPYENAFADSFFGKGQMMQEGLLRPAEYRELQRPIYRNFSSLQTPITKVVTPTQQSAMAPGQNRRNISSKDITKNMTLYTTHKGDIEIDPKTLAFKKPTGNPLVLMMAWLMAKQKHLKKYAQIYTELGFDVVVVHITPWQLLWPTKGTQVVAAETLKFLENNKAYEPIVMHGFSVGAYQLGEIMLQMSRDMERYGSILDRFVCQIWDSAADITEIPVGLPKSIFPKNARMQSALRNYTLYHMKTFHNQATIHYMRSSQMFHSTLLKSPALFFVSKNDPIGPPSSNHAVRENWERADITVTFKCWDHSQHAAHFMKHRDEYLQILFQHLETSGVLEAIGVPKRAKL, encoded by the exons ATGGCATACAATTTCTTTCGCACTGCATTTTATGCAACTGCaggaaaaaaatcaataagttTACCATTTGCTGCCGGTCGAACAGCCGCTACTTTAGCCGTGGGCCTATCCTTTGGcg CGCAAAATAGTCGAAGTGCAGCTGTTCCCTATGAGAATGCATTTGCGGATAGTTTCTTTGGTAAGGGGCAGATGATGCAGGAGGGTCTTCTTCGGCCAGCTGAATATCGGGAATTGCAGCGACCCATTTACCGTAATTTCTCAAGCCTGCAAACTCCCATCACCAAGGTGGTGACCCCGACGCAACAA AGCGCCATGGCTCCAGGACAGAATCGTCGCAATATATCCTCCAAGGATATTACCAAAAATATGACACTCTACACGACGCACAAGGGCGACATTGAAATAGATCCCAAGACATTGGCCTTTAAGAAGCCAACGGGTAATCCTTTGGTTCTCATGATGGCCTGGCTAATGGCCAAGCAGAAGCATTTGAAGAAATATGCTCAGATCTATACAGAATTGGGTTTCGATGTGGTGGTTGTCCATATTACACCTTGGCAATTGTTGTGGCCCACCAAAGGAACGCAG GTTGTGGCCGCCGAGACATTGAAATTCCTGGAGAACAACAAGGCTTATGAGCCAATTGTGATGCATGGCTTCTCGGTGGGTGCCTATCAATTGGGCGAGATAATGTTGCAGATGTCACGGGATATGGAACGTTACGGCAGCATATTGGATCGTTTCGTATGCCAGATATGGGATAGTGCTGCCGATATTACGGAAATACCGGTGGGTCTGCCCAAATCGATATTTCCCAAGAACGCCCGGATGCAGAGTGCATTGAGAAATTATACGCTATACCATATGAAGACATTCCATAATCAGGCGACCATTCATTACATGAGATCGAGTCAAATGTTCCACTCGACTCTATTAAAGTCGCCGGCCCTGTTCTTTGTCTCCAAGAACGACCCGATTGGTCCGCCATCGTCGAATCATGCG GTCCGCGAGAATTGGGAGAGAGCCGACATTACGGTCACTTTCAAGTGTTGGGATCATTCGCAACATGCTGCCCACTTCATGAAACATCGGGATGAGTATCTCCAGATCTTGTTCCAGCATCTGGAGACATCGGGGGTACTCGAGGCCATCGGAGTGCCAAAGAGGGCCAAATTGTAA